From Herbiconiux flava, one genomic window encodes:
- a CDS encoding CGNR zinc finger domain-containing protein, with the protein MTTTGPQAPGELESVRAFVNSVDLETGVDALRDDASWREWAGAQGLDGAPAGPATLARARALREELRLGLLANHDREPLPASTASALTAAARRSRVQLRFGADGVEYAGTSDGLDGVVALVVAATARALADGTWSRLKACRNDACRWGFYDHSRSRTGQWCSMAICGNRAKQTRWRSGGARVE; encoded by the coding sequence ATGACGACGACCGGCCCGCAGGCTCCGGGGGAGCTCGAGTCGGTTCGCGCCTTCGTGAACAGCGTCGACCTCGAGACGGGGGTCGACGCACTGCGCGACGACGCGTCCTGGCGCGAGTGGGCCGGCGCCCAGGGGCTGGACGGCGCCCCGGCCGGGCCGGCGACCCTCGCCCGCGCCCGGGCGCTCCGCGAGGAGCTCCGCCTCGGCCTGCTCGCGAACCACGACCGGGAGCCCCTGCCCGCCTCGACGGCCTCAGCCCTCACCGCGGCGGCGCGGCGCTCCCGGGTGCAGCTGCGGTTCGGCGCCGACGGCGTCGAGTACGCGGGAACGAGCGACGGGCTCGACGGCGTGGTCGCGCTCGTCGTCGCGGCCACGGCACGCGCTCTGGCCGACGGCACGTGGTCGCGACTGAAGGCGTGCCGCAACGACGCCTGCCGGTGGGGGTTCTACGACCACTCGCGCTCGCGCACCGGCCAGTGGTGCTCGATGGCGATCTGCGGCAACCGGGCGAAGCAGACCCGATGGCGTTCGGGAGGCGCGCGGGTCGAGTGA
- a CDS encoding MFS transporter produces MTTVSSAWRSKPFRRVWTAGAVSGLGSEIGELAVPVLAVVTLAASAAELSLVRAALLVPYLLLTLWLGVIVDRRARRPLLVAADLGRGLLLAVVCGLALTGWLSIPLLVAAAALLGSLAVLSTLAEFSFVPQVVEEHQLIDANARITAAQSAIGVAGAGAGGLLVQLVTAPFALLLNAAGFLVSGVLLLRLRVVESVPARRAGPRSAVREAREGIVVLLRHRVLRALLSEATVWNLGNEIFMLALALLVLRSYGFGPAALGLVLMAGGVGAFAGSLFSARLTARFGYGRSLVAAMLVGNSAPVLALLAAGSASVASLVVLTAGFVLSGLGIGVANSQAVSLRQLAVEPTLRGRANAGYRLVSWGALSIGALAGGVLVTALGPWAAGMLGAGLMALATVPVGLSPVRRMRRIEEVQEVQNLPAGRAVQDAGPEPA; encoded by the coding sequence ATGACGACGGTTAGCAGCGCGTGGCGGTCCAAGCCCTTCCGGCGGGTCTGGACGGCCGGCGCCGTCTCCGGCCTCGGCAGCGAGATCGGCGAACTGGCCGTGCCGGTGCTCGCGGTGGTGACGCTCGCGGCCTCCGCCGCCGAGCTGTCGCTGGTGCGGGCGGCCCTGCTCGTGCCGTACCTGCTGCTGACGCTCTGGCTCGGCGTGATCGTCGACCGCCGCGCCCGCCGTCCGCTGCTGGTCGCCGCCGACCTCGGGCGGGGGCTGCTGCTGGCGGTGGTGTGCGGTCTCGCCCTGACCGGGTGGCTGAGCATCCCGCTGCTCGTCGCCGCAGCCGCACTGCTCGGTTCGCTCGCCGTGCTGTCGACCCTCGCCGAGTTCTCGTTCGTGCCCCAGGTGGTCGAGGAGCACCAGCTGATCGACGCGAACGCCCGCATCACCGCGGCGCAGTCCGCGATCGGTGTGGCCGGGGCCGGGGCGGGCGGACTGCTGGTGCAGCTCGTGACCGCACCGTTCGCGCTGCTGCTGAACGCGGCGGGGTTCCTCGTCTCGGGTGTCCTCCTGCTGCGGCTCCGCGTGGTCGAGAGCGTGCCGGCCCGCCGGGCGGGCCCCCGGTCGGCCGTGCGGGAGGCGCGGGAGGGCATCGTCGTGCTGCTCCGCCACCGCGTGCTCCGGGCGCTGCTGTCCGAGGCCACCGTCTGGAATCTCGGCAACGAGATCTTCATGCTCGCGCTCGCGCTGCTGGTGCTCCGCAGCTACGGCTTCGGCCCGGCCGCGCTCGGCCTGGTGCTGATGGCGGGCGGCGTCGGCGCATTCGCCGGCAGTCTGTTCAGCGCACGCCTGACGGCACGGTTCGGCTACGGCCGCTCGCTCGTCGCGGCCATGCTGGTCGGCAACTCGGCCCCGGTGCTGGCGCTGCTCGCGGCGGGCTCCGCATCCGTCGCCTCGCTCGTGGTGCTGACGGCCGGCTTCGTGCTCTCGGGGCTCGGCATCGGGGTGGCCAACTCGCAGGCGGTGAGTCTGCGGCAGCTCGCGGTGGAGCCGACGCTGCGCGGGCGGGCGAACGCGGGCTACCGGCTCGTGTCGTGGGGCGCCCTGTCGATCGGGGCGCTGGCCGGGGGAGTGCTCGTCACGGCGCTCGGGCCCTGGGCGGCCGGGATGCTCGGTGCCGGGCTGATGGCGCTCGCGACGGTCCCCGTGGGGCTCTCACCCGTGCGACGGATGCGACGGATCGAGGAGGTGCAGGAGGTGCAGAACCTGCCGGCGGGGCGAGCGGTGCAGGATGCGGGACCGGAGCCCGCCTAG
- a CDS encoding DUF1653 domain-containing protein, with protein sequence MQQTHPEPGIYQHFKGARYEVVGVGRHSETEEQLVFYRKLYDDYSFWVRPLAMFTEHVDRDGYSGPRFARIA encoded by the coding sequence ATGCAGCAGACCCACCCCGAACCCGGCATCTACCAGCACTTCAAGGGTGCCCGCTACGAGGTGGTCGGCGTCGGCCGGCACAGTGAGACCGAGGAGCAGCTGGTCTTCTACCGCAAGCTCTACGACGACTACTCCTTCTGGGTGCGGCCGCTCGCGATGTTCACCGAGCACGTCGACCGCGACGGCTACAGCGGCCCGCGGTTCGCCCGCATCGCCTAG
- a CDS encoding HAD family hydrolase: protein MPITESAVLFDVDGTLVDSNYQHVGAWVRAFVEVGHPVPAWRIHQALGMDSSKLLDELLGDAVGELGDRAKELHAQYYKESADQLHPLPGARELLRTLHDEGKTIVLATSAPADELDILRGVLDADEWVDATTNADDVETAKPEPDILQVALERAGVDASDAVMVGDARWDMVAAGRSGIRGIGLLSGGVDRQALIDAGATETYDDAEALRAAL, encoded by the coding sequence ATGCCCATCACCGAGAGCGCCGTGCTCTTCGACGTCGACGGAACGCTCGTCGACTCCAACTACCAGCACGTCGGCGCCTGGGTGCGCGCGTTCGTGGAGGTGGGGCATCCTGTGCCGGCCTGGCGCATTCACCAGGCACTCGGCATGGACTCGAGCAAGCTGCTCGACGAGCTGCTGGGCGACGCGGTCGGCGAGCTCGGCGACCGCGCCAAAGAGCTGCACGCGCAGTACTACAAGGAGTCGGCCGACCAGCTCCACCCGCTCCCCGGCGCCCGCGAGCTGCTCCGCACCCTGCACGACGAGGGCAAGACGATCGTGCTCGCCACCTCCGCTCCCGCTGACGAGCTCGATATCCTGCGCGGGGTGCTCGACGCCGACGAGTGGGTCGACGCCACGACGAACGCCGACGACGTCGAGACGGCGAAGCCCGAGCCCGACATCCTGCAGGTCGCGCTCGAGCGTGCCGGGGTCGACGCCTCCGACGCGGTGATGGTGGGGGATGCCCGGTGGGACATGGTCGCGGCCGGGCGGTCGGGCATCCGGGGCATCGGGCTGCTCAGCGGCGGTGTCGATCGGCAGGCGCTGATCGACGCAGGCGCGACCGAGACCTACGACGACGCGGAGGCGCTGCGCGCCGCACTCTGA
- a CDS encoding AAA family ATPase — MDRQTQDFAELFRRFLEEIVHREPEGGTTLSPLGVQLQEFLGAEVAALPVVTHPIAAHRLVDADVALADLAAESGSEPMGVSGGQMREQSSLAELVAPPHRFPYRTGPIDYVSVPSGPASTRRVMSFGMHLLTFQGTPLVALQRAANPERGRAAASLEVLTADPATADAFIAEFGRRMLALSVLRGQVLSFTGNEYGQSAAGATFLPRPTVAADDVVLAPGVLDSVVRHVVGVGEQRERLRAQHQHLKRGVLLYGPPGTGKTLTVRHLLARTPGTTAVLLTGSGIRFVTEAAELARAMQPALVVLEDVDLVASDRMMHHGPQPLLFEVLDALDGLDGDADVAFVLTTNRVDVLERALADRPGRVDLAVEIALPDLESRRRLFARYADGLPFGSAAVEAAADRAEGTTGSFAKELVRRAVLTAAEAGREVTDDDLAAALDGLLDDRSRLTRSLLGTPSGSDSGEAGAGADGMPGGGSFVTYTAGY, encoded by the coding sequence ATGGACCGCCAGACCCAGGATTTCGCCGAGCTGTTCCGCCGCTTCCTCGAGGAGATCGTGCACCGGGAGCCGGAGGGCGGCACGACGCTGTCGCCGCTCGGCGTGCAGCTGCAGGAGTTCCTCGGCGCCGAGGTGGCGGCGTTGCCGGTCGTCACGCACCCGATCGCGGCCCACCGGCTGGTCGACGCCGACGTCGCCCTCGCCGACCTCGCGGCTGAGAGCGGCTCGGAGCCCATGGGGGTGTCGGGCGGCCAGATGCGCGAGCAGTCGTCGCTGGCGGAGCTGGTCGCGCCGCCGCACCGCTTCCCCTACCGCACCGGCCCGATCGACTACGTCTCGGTGCCGAGCGGGCCCGCGAGCACCCGGCGCGTGATGTCGTTCGGGATGCACCTGCTCACCTTCCAGGGCACGCCCCTGGTGGCGCTGCAGCGCGCCGCCAACCCCGAGCGCGGCCGCGCCGCCGCGAGCCTCGAGGTGCTGACGGCCGACCCGGCGACCGCCGACGCGTTCATCGCCGAGTTCGGCCGGCGGATGCTCGCCCTCTCGGTGCTGCGCGGGCAGGTGCTCTCCTTCACCGGCAACGAGTACGGGCAGAGCGCGGCCGGGGCCACCTTCCTGCCGCGCCCCACGGTCGCGGCCGACGACGTCGTGCTGGCACCGGGCGTGCTCGACAGCGTGGTGCGGCACGTGGTGGGGGTGGGCGAGCAGCGCGAACGGCTGCGGGCGCAGCACCAGCACCTCAAACGCGGGGTGCTGCTGTACGGGCCTCCCGGCACCGGCAAGACGCTGACCGTGCGGCACCTGCTCGCCCGCACTCCGGGCACCACGGCGGTGCTGCTGACCGGTTCGGGCATCCGCTTCGTCACCGAGGCCGCCGAACTGGCGCGGGCGATGCAGCCCGCCCTGGTGGTGCTGGAGGACGTCGACCTCGTGGCGAGCGACCGCATGATGCACCACGGGCCGCAGCCGCTGCTGTTCGAGGTGCTCGATGCTCTGGACGGCCTCGACGGCGACGCCGACGTGGCCTTCGTGCTCACCACGAACCGGGTCGACGTGCTCGAGCGGGCTCTCGCCGACCGGCCGGGTCGCGTCGACCTCGCGGTCGAGATCGCGCTGCCCGACCTGGAGTCGCGGCGGCGGCTGTTCGCCCGCTACGCCGATGGTCTGCCCTTCGGTTCGGCCGCCGTCGAGGCCGCGGCCGATCGGGCCGAGGGCACCACCGGGTCGTTCGCGAAGGAGCTGGTGCGGCGCGCCGTGCTCACCGCGGCCGAGGCGGGCCGGGAGGTGACCGACGACGACCTGGCCGCGGCGCTGGACGGGTTGCTCGACGACCGATCGCGGCTGACGCGGAGCCTGCTCGGGACGCCGTCGGGCTCGGATTCGGGCGAGGCCGGGGCCGGGGCCGACGGGATGCCGGGGGGCGGCTCGTTTGTCACGTACACGGCCGGGTACTAG
- a CDS encoding GAF domain-containing protein, which translates to MTSPWLALPGETGRRRPRRVVSESWERARRRALDPEHLLPALEVGEDVLAEFRHAHPLDPVLPVIRSLLVRDAEGSGLLVAVGDEMGRLLWVEGDSAAKRAAEDMRFVEGAGWAETRVGTSAPGTALELDHGIQIHESEHFNKLVHGWSCTAVPVHDPETRRILGVIDLTGDARAVDPHTLPLIEATAAAVEAELMVLRLKAQRDRGSGPGERMRVTGFPGAPTSPRRPAAAPGAAPRPAAPRPAALHVLGRDTGELVAPGAALELSPRHAELLAWHREGLSAARLAQLAHGDEAAVVTVRAEIVRLRKLLHTAPSLGVAVESRPYRLSGPVELDAQRVLSLLDRGAHRVALAAHPGPLLPGSDAPGIAAIRETVRLRMREAMLADAAVDVLLAYAATAEGQHDAEIWTAALQRLPARSPKRAGIVTHLEALLGS; encoded by the coding sequence ATGACGAGCCCCTGGCTGGCGCTCCCGGGTGAGACCGGCCGCCGCCGTCCGCGCCGGGTCGTCAGCGAGTCGTGGGAGCGGGCCCGCCGGCGCGCGCTCGACCCCGAGCATCTGCTGCCCGCCCTGGAGGTGGGCGAGGACGTGCTGGCGGAGTTCCGGCACGCGCATCCGCTCGACCCGGTGCTGCCGGTCATCCGGTCGCTGCTCGTGCGCGACGCCGAGGGCTCGGGCCTGCTCGTCGCGGTCGGCGACGAGATGGGCCGGCTGCTCTGGGTCGAGGGCGACAGCGCCGCCAAGCGCGCCGCCGAGGACATGCGCTTCGTCGAGGGCGCCGGCTGGGCCGAGACCCGGGTCGGCACCTCAGCACCCGGAACGGCGCTCGAACTCGACCACGGCATCCAGATCCACGAGTCCGAGCACTTCAACAAGCTCGTGCACGGGTGGAGCTGCACCGCCGTGCCCGTGCACGACCCCGAGACCCGGCGCATCCTCGGCGTGATCGATCTCACCGGCGACGCCCGCGCGGTCGACCCGCACACCCTCCCGCTGATCGAGGCCACCGCCGCGGCCGTCGAGGCCGAGCTGATGGTGCTGCGGCTGAAGGCCCAGCGCGACCGGGGTTCGGGGCCGGGCGAGCGGATGCGCGTGACCGGCTTCCCCGGGGCGCCCACCTCCCCGCGCCGCCCGGCCGCCGCTCCGGGCGCGGCACCCCGCCCCGCCGCACCCCGCCCCGCCGCCCTGCACGTGCTCGGCCGCGACACGGGCGAGCTCGTCGCCCCGGGCGCGGCGCTCGAGCTGAGCCCCCGGCACGCCGAGCTGCTCGCCTGGCATCGCGAGGGTCTCTCGGCGGCCCGGCTCGCGCAGCTCGCCCATGGTGACGAGGCGGCCGTCGTCACCGTGCGGGCCGAGATCGTGCGCTTGCGGAAGCTGCTGCACACGGCTCCGTCGCTCGGCGTCGCCGTCGAGTCACGGCCCTACCGCCTCAGCGGGCCGGTCGAGCTCGACGCGCAGCGCGTGCTCTCGCTGCTTGACCGAGGGGCTCACCGGGTGGCGCTCGCCGCGCATCCGGGGCCCCTTCTCCCGGGGTCGGATGCGCCGGGCATCGCGGCGATCAGGGAGACCGTGCGGCTCAGGATGCGCGAGGCCATGCTCGCGGACGCCGCCGTCGACGTGCTGCTCGCCTACGCCGCCACCGCCGAGGGGCAGCACGACGCCGAGATCTGGACGGCGGCCCTGCAGCGGCTGCCCGCGCGCTCGCCGAAGCGGGCCGGGATCGTCACGCACCTCGAGGCGCTTCTCGGCTCGTGA
- a CDS encoding aldehyde dehydrogenase family protein — translation MTIIDRPETETETAPATSGPSVYANPGSPGSVMSYKPRYDNYIGGRYVPPANGQYFQNPTPITGQTFTEVARGTAADVDAAVDAGWKAFEAWGKTSVAERAVILNKIADRMEANLELLAVAETWENGKPVRETLAADIPLAIDHFRYFAGCIRAQEGGISEIDHDTIAYHFHEPLGVVGQIIPWNFPILMAVWKLAPALAAGNCVVLKPAEQTPASIHVLLGLIEDLLPAGVLNIVNGFGIEAGAPLASHPRIRKIAFTGETTTGRLIMQYASENLIPVTLELGGKSPNVFFADVADQKDSFYDKALEGFTFFALNQGEVCTCPSRALVQRSIYDGFVADGLDRVAKVKQGNPLDPTTMIGAQASNDQLEKILSYMDIGKQEGATLLTGGERADLGGELSGGFYVQPTVFEGRNDMRIFQEEIFGPVLALTSFEDYDDAISIANDTLYGLGAGVWSRSGSQLYRAGRAIEAGRVWSNTYHQYPAHAAFGGYKQSGIGRENHRMMLDHYQQTKNLLVSYADGPMGFF, via the coding sequence ATGACCATCATCGATCGCCCAGAAACCGAGACCGAGACCGCGCCCGCCACGAGCGGCCCGTCGGTCTACGCCAACCCCGGCTCGCCCGGCTCCGTGATGAGCTACAAGCCGCGCTACGACAACTACATCGGCGGGCGGTACGTGCCGCCGGCGAACGGCCAGTACTTCCAGAACCCGACCCCGATCACGGGCCAGACCTTCACCGAGGTGGCCCGCGGCACCGCCGCCGACGTCGACGCCGCGGTCGACGCGGGGTGGAAGGCGTTCGAGGCCTGGGGGAAGACGAGCGTGGCCGAGCGGGCGGTCATCCTGAACAAGATCGCCGACCGGATGGAGGCGAACCTCGAGCTGCTCGCGGTCGCCGAGACCTGGGAGAACGGCAAGCCGGTGCGTGAGACGCTGGCCGCCGACATCCCGCTCGCGATCGACCACTTCCGTTACTTCGCCGGCTGCATCCGGGCGCAGGAGGGCGGCATCTCGGAGATCGACCATGACACGATCGCCTATCACTTCCACGAGCCGCTGGGCGTGGTGGGGCAGATCATCCCGTGGAACTTCCCCATCCTGATGGCCGTGTGGAAGCTCGCGCCGGCGCTCGCCGCGGGCAACTGCGTGGTGCTGAAGCCGGCCGAGCAGACGCCGGCGTCGATCCACGTGCTGCTCGGGCTGATCGAGGACCTGCTGCCCGCGGGTGTGCTGAACATCGTCAACGGCTTCGGCATCGAGGCCGGGGCGCCGCTGGCGTCGCACCCGCGCATCCGCAAGATCGCCTTCACCGGCGAGACCACGACCGGCCGGCTGATCATGCAGTACGCGAGCGAGAACCTCATCCCGGTGACGCTCGAGCTCGGCGGAAAGAGCCCGAACGTGTTCTTCGCCGACGTCGCCGACCAGAAGGACTCGTTCTACGACAAGGCGCTCGAGGGATTCACCTTCTTCGCGCTGAACCAGGGCGAGGTGTGCACCTGCCCGTCGCGGGCGCTGGTGCAGCGCTCGATCTACGACGGCTTCGTGGCCGACGGGCTCGACCGCGTGGCGAAGGTGAAGCAGGGCAACCCGCTCGACCCCACCACGATGATCGGGGCGCAGGCGTCGAACGACCAGCTCGAGAAGATCCTCAGCTACATGGACATCGGAAAGCAGGAGGGCGCCACGCTCTTGACCGGCGGCGAGCGGGCCGACCTCGGCGGCGAGCTCTCGGGCGGCTTCTACGTGCAGCCGACGGTGTTCGAGGGGCGCAACGACATGCGCATCTTCCAGGAGGAGATCTTCGGACCGGTGCTCGCCCTGACGAGTTTCGAGGACTATGACGACGCCATCTCCATCGCCAACGACACCCTCTACGGGCTCGGCGCCGGCGTCTGGTCGCGGAGCGGCTCGCAGCTCTACCGGGCCGGCCGGGCCATCGAGGCGGGGCGGGTGTGGTCGAACACCTACCACCAGTACCCGGCGCACGCGGCGTTCGGCGGGTACAAGCAGTCGGGCATCGGGCGGGAGAACCACCGGATGATGCTCGACCACTACCAGCAGACGAAGAACCTGCTGGTGTCGTACGCCGACGGGCCGATGGGGTTCTTCTGA
- a CDS encoding DUF779 domain-containing protein, giving the protein MLRHLAATNGPLMFHQSGGCCDGSSPMCYPVGMFRTGGSDIHIGTLAVDGIDPVEVYMSRSQFEYWKYTHLTIDLVDGRGSGFSIEAPEGKRFLIRSRMLDDGELAALGLVTRDTVS; this is encoded by the coding sequence ATGCTGCGGCACCTCGCCGCCACCAACGGCCCGCTGATGTTCCACCAGTCGGGCGGCTGCTGCGACGGGTCGAGCCCGATGTGCTACCCGGTCGGCATGTTCCGCACGGGCGGTTCCGACATCCACATCGGCACCCTGGCCGTCGACGGCATCGACCCCGTCGAGGTCTACATGTCGCGCTCGCAGTTCGAGTACTGGAAGTATACGCACCTCACCATCGACCTCGTCGACGGCCGGGGCAGCGGCTTCTCGATCGAGGCGCCCGAGGGCAAGCGGTTCCTGATCCGGTCGCGGATGCTCGACGACGGCGAACTCGCAGCCCTCGGTCTCGTGACTCGCGACACGGTCTCGTGA